The following proteins come from a genomic window of Pirellula staleyi DSM 6068:
- a CDS encoding DUF1501 domain-containing protein, with the protein MTNLWQERFSSSIVTRRQALLQGGAGFGALALASLVGGSSRAADTMSAAQRNSGAPHHAPRAKSVIFLFMEGGPSHIDLFDPKPELNKLHGQQLPSSFKPIILAMGENNAPLMGCKRTFQQHGEGGMWFSDWLPHLAERADDIALIRSCWADGINHSGGVCQMNTGSILAGRPSLGSWVTYGLGSENQDLPAFIVMQDNAGQVVNGVRNWGSGFMPAGYQGTRLEPTGEPIRNLHTPESVGDLRQREKLDYLNRLNQLHLTDREHQTELDARIKSYELAFRMQAKAPEAVDLTQETEETSQLYGLDAKETAGFGKQCLLARRLVERGVRFVQLYHGAGSKWDSHAGLERNHASLCKSMDKPVAGLLEDLKRRGLLESTLVVWGGEFGRTPQSEQGDGRDHNAAGFSMWMAGAGIQGGRTWGATDEIGLHAIENRLHVHDIHATILHLLGIDHMGLVYAHKGRPERATLNEGEPFLKLVTG; encoded by the coding sequence ATGACAAACCTGTGGCAAGAGCGTTTTTCGAGTTCGATCGTCACGCGGCGACAAGCTCTGCTGCAAGGGGGCGCTGGCTTCGGTGCCCTCGCGCTGGCATCGCTCGTGGGTGGAAGTTCGCGTGCTGCTGATACCATGTCTGCAGCACAGCGAAACTCAGGGGCACCACATCACGCGCCGCGCGCGAAGTCGGTCATCTTCTTGTTCATGGAAGGTGGCCCGAGCCACATCGATCTGTTTGATCCGAAGCCCGAACTCAATAAGCTCCACGGTCAGCAACTCCCCTCGTCGTTCAAGCCAATCATTTTGGCGATGGGCGAAAACAACGCCCCCCTGATGGGCTGCAAACGGACATTTCAGCAGCATGGTGAAGGTGGCATGTGGTTCTCGGATTGGCTGCCACATCTGGCCGAGCGAGCCGACGACATCGCCCTCATCCGCTCCTGCTGGGCCGACGGCATCAACCATTCGGGTGGCGTTTGTCAGATGAACACCGGCTCGATTCTGGCGGGGCGGCCTTCACTCGGAAGCTGGGTCACCTATGGACTGGGCTCTGAAAATCAAGATCTCCCGGCGTTCATTGTGATGCAAGATAACGCGGGACAAGTCGTCAATGGCGTGCGGAATTGGGGCTCAGGATTCATGCCCGCAGGCTATCAAGGGACGCGGCTCGAGCCAACAGGCGAACCGATTCGAAACCTGCATACGCCAGAATCGGTCGGCGATCTGCGTCAGCGCGAAAAGCTCGACTACCTGAATCGGCTGAATCAACTGCACTTGACCGATCGCGAGCATCAGACGGAACTCGACGCCCGCATTAAGTCGTACGAACTGGCGTTTCGTATGCAGGCCAAAGCGCCCGAAGCTGTCGACCTGACTCAAGAGACCGAAGAGACTTCGCAGCTCTACGGTCTCGACGCGAAAGAAACAGCTGGCTTCGGCAAACAGTGTTTACTCGCGCGACGTCTCGTCGAACGTGGAGTTCGATTCGTACAGCTGTATCATGGTGCCGGAAGCAAGTGGGACTCGCATGCGGGGCTCGAACGCAACCACGCATCGCTTTGCAAGAGCATGGACAAACCTGTAGCAGGACTTCTCGAAGATCTGAAACGACGTGGTTTGCTCGAGAGCACCTTAGTGGTGTGGGGTGGCGAATTCGGACGGACGCCACAGTCCGAACAAGGCGATGGGCGCGATCACAACGCGGCAGGTTTTTCGATGTGGATGGCGGGAGCCGGTATTCAAGGGGGACGAACGTGGGGGGCGACCGATGAAATCGGTTTGCACGCCATCGAAAACCGCCTCCACGTGCACGACATCCATGCCACGATTCTGCATCTGCTAGGAATCGATCACATGGGTCTCGTCTACGCTCATAAGGGTCGCCCTGAACGGGCCACACTCAACGAAGGAGAGCCCTTCTTGAAACTCGTTACCGGCTAA